A single window of Pectobacterium parmentieri DNA harbors:
- the flgJ gene encoding flagellar assembly peptidoglycan hydrolase FlgJ → MSDMQTLNNAAYDAQSLNTLKREVSGNPQSKEGIRAVAQQMEGVFVQLMMKSMRSAIPQDGLFSSDQTRLYTSMYDQQIAQEISTKGKGLGLADVMVEQLSRQSTDVTAAKATVPSVPLTFDGDVLKSMPTMAMEQMVRKALPKLPSAGSALPLSNSNFVSQIALPAQIASQHSGIPHHLIIAQAALESGWGQREIPTEDGRPSHNLFGIKAGGSWNGPTTEITTTEYEQGVAKKVKASFRVYDSYIEAIGDYVKLLTNNPRYSAVMSAGTAEQAAHALQKAGYATDPQYAQKLVSMIQQMKNSGEKVAKAYTHDLSRLF, encoded by the coding sequence ATGAGTGATATGCAGACGCTGAATAATGCCGCCTATGATGCGCAGTCCCTGAATACGTTGAAGCGTGAAGTTTCAGGTAATCCTCAAAGTAAAGAGGGCATCAGGGCGGTTGCGCAACAGATGGAAGGCGTGTTTGTCCAATTGATGATGAAAAGCATGCGTTCTGCTATTCCGCAGGACGGGCTCTTCAGCAGCGATCAGACGCGTCTGTATACCTCAATGTATGACCAACAAATTGCTCAAGAGATTTCGACTAAGGGCAAGGGGCTTGGGCTCGCAGATGTCATGGTTGAACAGTTGAGCCGACAATCCACTGATGTTACGGCAGCTAAAGCTACTGTGCCCTCGGTTCCATTAACATTTGATGGTGATGTGCTCAAAAGTATGCCAACCATGGCAATGGAGCAGATGGTTCGCAAAGCGCTTCCTAAATTGCCAAGTGCCGGTTCAGCGTTACCATTATCTAATAGCAATTTTGTATCGCAGATTGCCTTGCCCGCCCAGATTGCCAGCCAGCATAGTGGTATACCTCATCACCTTATCATCGCCCAGGCTGCGCTTGAATCTGGCTGGGGGCAACGTGAAATTCCTACTGAAGATGGGCGGCCAAGCCACAATTTGTTCGGCATTAAGGCTGGCGGTAGTTGGAATGGGCCAACAACGGAGATAACCACGACAGAGTACGAGCAAGGCGTGGCCAAAAAAGTAAAAGCCAGCTTCAGAGTTTACGATTCCTATATTGAAGCCATTGGCGACTATGTGAAATTACTGACTAACAACCCACGCTATTCTGCAGTGATGAGTGCAGGAACGGCTGAGCAAGCCGCTCATGCGTTGCAAAAAGCGGGCTATGCAACAGATCCGCAATATGCTCAGAAACTGGTTAGTATGATTCAGCAAATGAAGAATTCAGGTGAGAAAGTAGCTAAAGCCTACACTCATGATTTGAGTCGGCTATTTTGA
- a CDS encoding flagellar basal body P-ring protein FlgI → MRIGSFFTVLLTLLALNIAPVSAERIRDLVNIQGVRGNALIGYGLVVGLDGSGDQTMQTPFTTQSLTNMLSQLGITVPAGTNMQLKNVAAVMVTAELPAFGRSGQNIDVVVSSLGNAKSLRGGTLLMTPLKGVDNQVYALAQGNVLVGGAGASAGGSSVQVNQLAGGRISNGAVIERELPSTFGASNTIMLQLKNDDFSMAQKVSDAINRSGYGGTASPLDSRTIQVLAPHGNSSQVRFLADVQNIEVNVGIQDAKVVINSRTGSVVMNRDVTLDSCAIAQGNLSVTINQQANVSQPNTPFGGGQTVVTPQTEISVQQAGGALQRVNSSANLNNVVRALNSLGATPMELMSILQAMQSAGCLRAKLEII, encoded by the coding sequence ATGCGGATTGGATCATTTTTCACAGTACTGCTGACGTTACTGGCACTGAATATTGCCCCTGTGTCAGCAGAGAGAATTCGCGATCTGGTTAATATCCAGGGGGTACGTGGTAATGCGTTGATTGGTTACGGTTTAGTTGTCGGCTTGGATGGTTCCGGTGACCAGACCATGCAGACACCGTTTACCACGCAAAGCTTAACTAATATGCTCTCCCAGTTGGGGATTACTGTACCTGCCGGCACCAACATGCAATTGAAAAACGTTGCGGCGGTGATGGTAACGGCGGAACTTCCAGCTTTCGGTAGATCAGGCCAGAATATTGATGTCGTTGTGTCTTCACTCGGTAATGCGAAGAGCTTGCGGGGCGGGACGCTGTTAATGACCCCATTAAAAGGGGTGGATAACCAAGTGTATGCCTTGGCTCAGGGAAACGTTTTGGTTGGCGGTGCTGGCGCTTCCGCTGGCGGAAGCAGTGTTCAGGTTAACCAGTTAGCCGGTGGACGAATCAGCAACGGTGCTGTTATTGAACGAGAGTTGCCCAGTACATTCGGCGCGTCAAATACGATTATGCTGCAACTGAAAAATGACGATTTCTCAATGGCGCAGAAAGTGAGTGATGCGATCAATCGCTCTGGATATGGCGGTACAGCGTCTCCGCTGGACTCTCGCACTATTCAGGTCCTCGCCCCACATGGCAATAGTTCTCAGGTTCGTTTCTTGGCCGATGTCCAGAATATTGAGGTCAACGTCGGTATTCAGGATGCCAAGGTCGTGATCAATTCTCGTACCGGTTCTGTCGTAATGAATCGTGATGTAACACTAGATAGCTGCGCTATCGCTCAGGGTAACCTCTCTGTGACGATTAACCAGCAGGCTAATGTCAGTCAGCCTAATACCCCATTTGGCGGCGGTCAGACGGTTGTGACCCCGCAAACAGAGATCTCTGTTCAGCAAGCGGGCGGTGCGTTACAGCGAGTTAATTCCAGCGCCAACCTCAACAACGTCGTGCGTGCACTGAATTCTCTGGGCGCGACGCCGATGGAGCTGATGTCTATTCTGCAGGCGATGCAAAGTGCTGGTTGTTTGCGTGCCAAACTGGAAATTATCTGA
- a CDS encoding flagellar basal body L-ring protein FlgH, protein MNAKSVIKPLRRPRLLALIAMLALNGCAYIPHDKVVTGPTTAQPGSPVLAGPNGSIFQTVQPMNYGYQPMFEDRRPRNIGDTLTIVLQENVSASKSSSANAARNGASTFGVTVTPRYLEGPLGNNRASLNATGTNDFTGQGGANANNTFSGTITVTVGQVLANGNLNVVGEKQIAINQGTEFIRFSGVVNPRTISGNNSVPSTQVADARIEYVGNGYINEAQNMGWLQRFFLNVSPF, encoded by the coding sequence ATGAATGCAAAGTCGGTTATCAAACCACTCCGCCGACCCCGTCTGTTGGCATTGATCGCGATGTTAGCACTTAACGGCTGCGCCTATATTCCGCATGATAAAGTTGTCACTGGACCTACGACGGCCCAGCCGGGATCGCCAGTATTAGCCGGTCCTAATGGTTCTATTTTTCAGACCGTGCAGCCGATGAATTATGGTTACCAACCGATGTTTGAAGATCGTCGGCCACGCAATATTGGCGACACATTGACGATCGTGTTGCAGGAAAATGTTAGCGCCAGTAAAAGCTCATCAGCGAATGCTGCCCGTAATGGGGCGTCAACATTTGGTGTAACGGTAACACCACGTTATCTCGAAGGGCCGCTAGGTAATAACCGCGCATCGCTGAATGCTACCGGGACGAATGATTTCACGGGACAAGGTGGTGCCAACGCGAATAACACGTTTAGCGGTACGATTACGGTCACGGTCGGTCAAGTACTCGCTAATGGTAACCTGAACGTCGTTGGCGAAAAGCAAATTGCGATTAATCAGGGGACTGAGTTTATCCGTTTTTCTGGGGTAGTAAATCCGAGAACGATTAGCGGTAACAACTCTGTACCATCTACCCAGGTTGCGGATGCGCGCATTGAATATGTCGGTAATGGCTATATCAACGAAGCACAAAACATGGGCTGGTTACAACGGTTCTTCCTCAATGTTTCTCCGTTCTAA
- the flgG gene encoding flagellar basal-body rod protein FlgG gives MIRSLWIAKTGLNAQQTNMDVISNNLANVSTNGFKRQRAVFEDLMYQTVRQPGAQSSEQTMLPSGLQLGTGVRPVSTERIHTQGTFSETGNSKDVAIKGQGFFQVQLPDGTTAYTRDGAFQLDGNGQLVTSSGYQVQPAITVPANATELNIGRDGIVSVKLQGQAATNQIGQLTLTTFINDSGLESMGENLYLETASSGAPNESNPGLNGAGLLFQKYVETSNVNVAEELVSMIQTQRAYEINSKAISSSDQMLQKLTQL, from the coding sequence ATGATCCGTTCTTTGTGGATTGCCAAAACCGGTTTGAATGCTCAGCAAACCAATATGGACGTTATTTCCAATAACTTGGCAAACGTTAGTACCAACGGTTTCAAACGTCAGCGCGCGGTATTTGAAGACTTGATGTATCAAACTGTCCGTCAGCCCGGAGCTCAGTCTTCAGAGCAAACTATGCTGCCGTCCGGTTTGCAGTTAGGGACCGGGGTTCGTCCTGTGTCAACGGAGCGTATCCATACTCAAGGAACGTTTTCCGAGACGGGTAACTCGAAGGACGTTGCTATTAAAGGTCAGGGATTCTTTCAGGTTCAGTTGCCTGACGGTACAACTGCTTATACGCGTGACGGTGCCTTCCAGCTTGACGGTAACGGCCAGTTAGTGACGTCCAGCGGTTATCAGGTTCAGCCTGCCATCACCGTTCCAGCAAATGCGACTGAACTGAATATCGGTCGTGACGGTATTGTCAGCGTAAAATTGCAAGGGCAGGCGGCAACAAATCAGATTGGCCAGTTGACGCTGACGACCTTTATTAACGATAGCGGCCTTGAGAGTATGGGTGAAAACCTGTATCTGGAAACCGCAAGTTCGGGTGCGCCGAATGAATCAAACCCAGGTTTGAATGGCGCGGGTTTACTGTTCCAGAAATATGTTGAAACCTCTAACGTCAACGTGGCTGAAGAGTTGGTATCGATGATACAAACTCAGCGTGCCTACGAGATCAACAGTAAAGCGATTTCTTCTTCTGACCAGATGTTGCAGAAATTGACTCAACTGTAA
- a CDS encoding flagellar basal body rod protein FlgF: MDHAIYTAMGGASQSLEKQAITANNLANASTPGFRAQLSALRAVPVNGLTLPTRTLVVASTPGADMTEGVMNYTGRAMDVALPKESWLAVQTANGGEAYTRNGNMEISADGQLTIQGRVVMGDGGPIDIPPQAQISISPDGTISALNAGDPPNTIAQLGRLKLVKATGQEVERSDDGLFRLTQQAQQQRGNVLQNDPTVRIMPGVIEGSNVNTVDTMVDMIANARRFEMQMKVISSVDDNAQRANQILAMG; this comes from the coding sequence ATGGATCACGCGATTTATACGGCAATGGGTGGCGCGAGCCAGTCATTGGAAAAGCAGGCGATTACTGCGAACAACTTGGCCAACGCTTCAACGCCAGGTTTCCGCGCACAACTTTCAGCACTGCGCGCTGTGCCGGTAAATGGGTTGACCCTGCCCACCCGCACGCTGGTTGTTGCTTCAACGCCTGGTGCGGATATGACCGAAGGCGTGATGAATTATACTGGTCGTGCAATGGATGTCGCTTTACCGAAAGAAAGTTGGCTGGCAGTGCAAACGGCTAATGGCGGTGAGGCGTACACCCGTAATGGTAATATGGAGATCAGTGCTGATGGGCAGTTGACTATCCAGGGGCGAGTGGTGATGGGCGACGGGGGACCGATTGATATTCCTCCGCAAGCTCAAATCAGCATTTCTCCTGATGGTACGATTTCTGCTCTTAATGCCGGGGACCCGCCAAATACCATTGCCCAATTAGGTCGTCTGAAGCTCGTCAAGGCTACCGGACAAGAAGTTGAGCGGTCTGATGATGGGCTATTTCGCTTGACGCAACAGGCTCAGCAACAACGTGGTAATGTGCTGCAAAACGATCCTACCGTGCGTATTATGCCGGGTGTGATTGAAGGCAGTAATGTGAACACAGTCGATACTATGGTCGATATGATTGCTAATGCTCGTCGCTTTGAAATGCAGATGAAAGTCATTAGCAGCGTCGATGATAATGCACAACGCGCTAATCAAATATTAGCAATGGGCTAA